From Psychroflexus torquis ATCC 700755, the proteins below share one genomic window:
- a CDS encoding TonB-dependent receptor plug domain-containing protein, which produces MRPDKPFTRFLFLVLLILSVNSLFGQSFKKLSLVDLLITLEEKYEVSFNYLSEDLSDVRVLAPQNVELKLDLKFLEQQLPLEFTFITEKNISISYKRNLKCYTFLNANALSPVFGVEIYQNTKLLGESNGMGKVFVDSTLELSELKFYHPKYFNTKGAQTLSNAENCSIIYLFQEIELDEIILQDYLTKGISLNTDNSIRIVPQEFGILPGLINADVLHSLQYVPGIVNTDETIAQINVRGGTHDQNLVLWNGVRLYQTGHFFGMISAVNPLVNNTIDVYKNGSSAFFDEGVSSVINITSREHTLDYTTQFQLNFLSANASSFLELGDKSTFQLTARRSLTDVWQSPTYGRFTDKVFQNTEVEDLGLGNTNTITTEQSLQFYDASLQYQYSFANNSILHVDVLGIQNNLVFNEILETNSQQKLNDFKQENFLLNLDYSFPWNSTNSTHISFTSSFYKREATNRSVSSAQVLNQLNQVTDLGLNLKNDHQLSEQFILNTGYQYKEVGVRNDNEVISPDVIQREKRVLTTHSAIAELNYTSKNEKVMTRFGLRGKYYSEFDEIRIEPRFSFSYQINPHWRWNVLAEQKNQALTQVIDQQQDFFGLEKRRWILADENNFPVINNLQYELGLNFNKKGWLFQGSLYHKQVESISSGSQGFQNQLEFLRLSGNYEVFGAEILAQKRVNQFIFWVNFSIMDNSYDFENFDPQQFANNFEIRQSSAFGISYDSDELKLSFGGRYFSGKPTTDIDLDNPILSPQTNPSLNFLSPNEANLRDYFQLNFTGSYTFNFDSSVLETGLSILNLFNSDTLTNQFFRLDESGSAVENIRVRNLELTPNLFLTYRF; this is translated from the coding sequence ATGAGACCAGATAAACCCTTTACAAGATTTCTTTTTTTAGTACTACTTATCCTATCAGTCAATTCCCTTTTTGGCCAATCCTTTAAAAAGTTAAGTCTTGTTGATTTACTTATTACTCTAGAAGAAAAATATGAGGTGTCATTTAATTATTTGTCTGAAGATTTATCTGATGTGAGAGTCCTTGCTCCTCAAAACGTTGAGCTTAAATTAGATCTAAAGTTCTTAGAACAACAACTCCCTCTTGAGTTTACTTTTATTACTGAAAAAAATATAAGTATTTCTTATAAAAGGAATCTAAAATGCTACACGTTTTTGAATGCAAATGCCTTGTCTCCCGTTTTTGGAGTGGAAATATACCAGAATACTAAGCTGTTGGGAGAATCTAACGGCATGGGGAAAGTCTTTGTAGATTCTACGCTTGAACTATCAGAGTTAAAATTCTATCATCCTAAGTATTTCAATACCAAAGGGGCGCAAACCCTATCAAATGCAGAAAACTGTAGTATTATTTACCTTTTTCAAGAAATTGAACTTGATGAAATTATTTTGCAGGACTATCTAACCAAAGGGATATCCTTAAACACAGACAATAGTATACGTATAGTGCCTCAAGAGTTTGGAATACTTCCCGGTCTCATAAACGCAGATGTTCTCCATAGCTTGCAATATGTTCCAGGCATTGTGAATACTGATGAAACTATCGCCCAAATTAATGTTAGAGGAGGGACACACGATCAAAATTTGGTGCTTTGGAATGGCGTACGGCTTTACCAAACTGGTCATTTCTTTGGGATGATTTCTGCCGTTAATCCTTTGGTCAACAACACTATTGATGTTTATAAAAATGGGAGCTCTGCGTTTTTCGATGAGGGGGTGTCTTCGGTTATAAATATTACATCTAGGGAACATACATTGGATTACACTACTCAATTTCAGCTTAATTTTTTGAGTGCTAACGCAAGTTCATTTTTAGAATTAGGCGATAAGTCAACCTTTCAGCTTACAGCAAGGCGTTCGCTTACAGATGTTTGGCAATCTCCGACTTATGGTAGATTTACCGATAAAGTATTTCAAAATACGGAAGTAGAAGACTTAGGTTTGGGCAATACTAATACTATAACTACAGAACAGAGTCTCCAATTTTATGATGCTTCTTTACAATATCAATATAGTTTTGCTAATAATAGCATATTACATGTAGACGTCTTAGGTATTCAAAATAATTTGGTGTTTAACGAAATATTAGAAACTAATTCGCAACAAAAGTTAAACGATTTTAAGCAAGAAAACTTTCTGTTGAATCTAGATTATAGTTTTCCTTGGAACTCAACAAATTCAACTCACATTAGTTTTACATCTTCATTCTATAAACGGGAGGCTACCAATCGGTCTGTTTCTTCCGCCCAAGTTTTAAATCAACTAAACCAAGTAACAGATCTTGGATTGAACTTGAAGAATGACCATCAACTATCAGAACAATTCATACTCAATACTGGCTATCAATACAAAGAAGTAGGGGTGAGAAATGATAATGAGGTAATCTCGCCAGATGTTATCCAAAGAGAAAAGAGAGTACTCACCACTCATTCTGCTATTGCTGAGTTGAATTATACCTCTAAAAATGAAAAAGTAATGACCCGCTTTGGTCTTCGTGGAAAATATTACTCTGAGTTTGACGAGATAAGGATAGAACCAAGGTTTAGTTTTAGTTATCAGATCAATCCCCACTGGCGATGGAATGTTTTAGCAGAACAAAAAAATCAAGCCCTCACTCAAGTAATCGATCAACAGCAAGACTTTTTTGGATTGGAAAAGCGCCGTTGGATTCTAGCAGATGAAAATAACTTTCCTGTGATCAATAATCTTCAGTATGAGCTTGGATTAAATTTCAACAAAAAAGGATGGTTGTTTCAGGGAAGCTTATACCATAAACAAGTAGAAAGTATTTCTTCTGGCAGTCAAGGTTTTCAAAACCAATTGGAGTTTTTGCGGTTAAGTGGAAATTATGAGGTTTTTGGCGCTGAGATTCTTGCTCAAAAAAGAGTTAATCAGTTCATTTTTTGGGTCAACTTTTCTATAATGGATAATAGTTATGATTTCGAAAATTTTGATCCTCAGCAGTTCGCTAATAATTTTGAAATCAGACAGAGTTCAGCATTTGGAATAAGCTACGATTCAGATGAGCTTAAATTATCTTTTGGTGGCCGCTATTTCTCAGGTAAGCCGACCACAGATATAGATCTTGATAATCCAATTTTATCTCCACAAACCAATCCAAGTTTAAATTTCCTCAGCCCAAACGAAGCCAATTTGCGAGATTATTTTCAGCTTAATTTTACAGGCAGTTATACGTTCAACTTTGATTCTTCAGTCTTAGAAACTGGCTTGAGTATTTTGAACCTCTTCAATAGTGACACTTTAACCAATCAGTTTTTCAGACTAGATGAGTCAGGATCCGCTGTAGAAAATATTCGCGTCAGAAATTTAGAGTTGACTCCTAATCTTTTCTTGACCTATCGGTTTTAG
- a CDS encoding DUF2141 domain-containing protein: MYTIVKLMTLALLFSLQSLVAQDTGDLTVRFENVKETKGELYVGIFEKDNFLRQPTIGKMVKVDTNGSEVTFEGVAYGSYAISVFHDLNGNKTMDRESDGMPSEPWAMSGSVDPNQYPTWDGAKFELNSKKQEFLLEF, encoded by the coding sequence ATGTATACTATTGTAAAATTAATGACCCTTGCTTTACTATTTTCTCTTCAAAGTCTTGTTGCTCAAGACACGGGAGACTTAACTGTTAGATTTGAGAATGTAAAAGAAACCAAAGGAGAACTCTATGTTGGAATCTTTGAAAAGGATAATTTCCTAAGACAACCTACTATTGGAAAAATGGTTAAAGTAGATACAAATGGCTCAGAAGTAACCTTCGAAGGGGTGGCCTATGGCTCTTATGCGATTTCAGTATTTCATGACCTTAATGGGAATAAAACAATGGATCGTGAGTCAGATGGAATGCCGTCAGAACCTTGGGCGATGTCTGGATCTGTGGATCCTAATCAATATCCAACTTGGGATGGTGCTAAATTTGAATTAAACTCAAAAAAACAGGAATTTCTTCTCGAGTTTTAA
- a CDS encoding inorganic diphosphatase, translating to MTFDVLIEIPRGSRNKYEYDFNLKQIRFDRMLHTSMMYPADYGFVPETLALDNDPIDVLVLFTNPVVPGCVARVRPVGVLNMSDEKGPDEKIICVPVTDPMGDDVHKFSDLNPHTIKEIEHFFRTYKDLENKEVIIGNWGDEQEAKDLVDKAIARYKESDTVTNNFSL from the coding sequence ATGACATTTGATGTTTTGATAGAGATCCCAAGAGGAAGTAGAAATAAATACGAGTACGATTTTAATTTAAAGCAAATTAGGTTCGATAGGATGTTGCATACCTCAATGATGTATCCTGCAGACTACGGTTTTGTTCCAGAAACTTTAGCTTTAGATAACGACCCTATAGATGTATTAGTGTTATTTACCAATCCTGTTGTTCCAGGTTGTGTCGCCAGGGTTAGACCTGTAGGTGTCCTGAATATGTCTGATGAAAAAGGCCCTGACGAAAAAATTATTTGTGTTCCAGTAACAGATCCCATGGGAGATGATGTTCATAAATTTTCAGATTTAAATCCTCATACAATCAAAGAAATCGAGCACTTTTTTAGAACTTATAAAGATTTAGAAAATAAAGAAGTGATCATAGGAAACTGGGGCGATGAGCAAGAAGCTAAAGATTTAGTTGATAAAGCTATAGCGCGCTATAAAGAAAGCGATACAGTGACCAATAACTTCAGTTTATAA